The following are encoded in a window of Acinonyx jubatus isolate Ajub_Pintada_27869175 chromosome D4, VMU_Ajub_asm_v1.0, whole genome shotgun sequence genomic DNA:
- the LOC106979339 gene encoding olfactory receptor 13C8 translates to MERTNDSMLTEFVLVGLSAHPKLQTVFFALVLWMYLMILLGNGILISVIICDSHLHTPMYFFLCNLSFLDICYTSSSVPLILDSFLTGRKRVSFSGCMVQMFLSFAMEATECVLLGMMALDRYVAICYSLRYSVIMSKNAYLPMAAGSWVTGLVDSVVQTSLAMQLPFCTSNVINHFVCEILAILKLACADISINVISMAGSNLIVLVIPLLVISISYIFIVTTILRIPSTKGKRKAFSTCSAHLTVVIIFYGTIFFMYAKPKSKSSVDADNQDIIEALISLFYGVMAPMLNPLIYSLRNKDVKAAVKNMVGRKNSDGI, encoded by the coding sequence ATGGAAAGGACCAATGATTCCATGCTGACAGAATTTGTCCTTGTTGGGCTTTCTGCCCACCCAAAGCTCCAGACAGTTTTCTTTGCGCTAGTTTTGTGGATGTACCTGATGATCCTTCTGGGAAATGGAATCCTTATCTCAGTAATCATCTGTGATTCTCACTTGCACAcccccatgtatttcttcctctgtaatCTTTCCTTCCTGGACATTTGTTACACAAGCTCCTCTGTCCCACTAATTCTTGACAGTTTTCTGACAGGAAGGAAAAGGGTTTCCTTCTCTGGGTGCATGGTGCAAATGTTTCTCTCCTTTGCCATGGAGGCCACAGAGTGTGTGCTTCTAGGTATGATGGCACTCGACCGCTATGTAGCCATCTGCTACTCACTGAGATACTCTGTCATCATGAGCAAAAATGCCTACCTGCCCATGGCAGCTGGATCCTGGGTCACTGGGCTTGTGGACTCAGTGGTGCAGACATCTCTCGCAATGCAGTTACCATTCTGTACTAGTAATGTCATTAACCATTTTGTCTGTGAAATTCTAGCTATCCTAAAACTGGCTTGTGCTGATATTTCAATCAATGTGATCAGCATGGCAGGGTCAAATCTGATTGTTCTGGTTATTCCACTGCTAGTAATTTCtatatcttacatttttattgtcaCCACTATATTGAGGATCCCCTCCACCAAAGGAAAACGTAaggccttctccacctgctccGCCCACCTAACAGTAGTGATTATATTCTATGGAACTATCTTCTTCATGTACGCAAAGCCCAAGTCTAAAAGTTCTGTTGATGCTGATAATCAAGACATCATTGAGGCCCTCATCTCTCTCTTCTATGGAGTAATGGCCCCCATGCTCAATCCTCTCATCTATAGTCTGAGGAACAAGGATGTAAAGGCTGCAGTGAAGAATATGGTGGGTAGAAAAAACTCTGATGGAATCTGA